The Serratia rhizosphaerae genome has a segment encoding these proteins:
- the fliZ gene encoding flagella biosynthesis regulatory protein FliZ: MSGTVLKKRPLSRYVKDYKLTQTHCGQCGKQLDRMALVFRGKIINKEAIARMDQPIDEQVWQSVQQELTALCRFCSEISCNSHPSYFDIMAFKQYLFEQTEMSHSTVREYVVRLRRLDEMLSARNYPAEKLSNGCCYHLIDDLPSAGHNNYRIALRKYDQYLAWQKSY; this comes from the coding sequence ATGTCTGGAACAGTACTGAAAAAGCGGCCGCTGAGCCGTTATGTAAAAGATTACAAACTTACTCAGACCCACTGCGGTCAGTGCGGTAAACAGCTGGACCGCATGGCGCTGGTGTTTCGCGGTAAAATCATCAACAAAGAAGCCATCGCCCGCATGGACCAGCCGATCGATGAACAGGTGTGGCAGAGCGTGCAGCAGGAGCTGACCGCACTATGCCGTTTCTGCAGCGAAATCTCCTGCAACAGCCACCCGAGCTACTTCGACATTATGGCGTTCAAACAATATCTGTTCGAACAGACCGAAATGAGCCACAGCACCGTGCGTGAATATGTGGTGCGCCTGCGGCGGCTGGATGAAATGCTGAGCGCGCGCAATTATCCGGCGGAGAAACTCAGCAACGGCTGCTGTTATCACCTGATTGACGACCTGCCCAGCGCCGGGCATAACAACTATCGCATTGCCCTGCGCAAATACGATCAGTACCTTGCCTGGCAGAAGAGTTACTAA
- a CDS encoding D-cysteine desulfhydrase encodes MNLQQQLAQFPRLDLVGSATPLEKLSRLSDYLGREIYVKRDDVTPMALGGNKLRKLEFLAAEALEQGADTLVTAGAIQSNHVRQTAAVAAKLGLHCVALLENPINTQAENYLTNGNRLLLDLFNVEVVMCDELHAPQQQLEALATRLEAQGFRPYVVPVGGSNALGALGYVQCALEIASQGKDVAFSSVVVASGSAGTHAGLAVGLQQLLPESELIGVTVSRRAGEQLPKVEQIQQELARSLGLEQALAPITLWDDYFAPQYGMPNDEGTAAVQLLAQQEGLLLDPVYTGKAMAGLIDGIAQGRFRDDGPILFVHTGGAPALFAYHPQV; translated from the coding sequence GTGAATCTGCAACAGCAACTGGCGCAATTCCCGCGCCTCGATTTGGTTGGCTCCGCCACGCCGCTGGAGAAACTGTCCCGCCTTTCTGACTACCTTGGCCGTGAAATATACGTTAAACGTGACGATGTCACGCCGATGGCGTTGGGCGGCAACAAACTGAGAAAACTGGAGTTTTTGGCCGCCGAAGCGCTCGAGCAGGGGGCCGATACCCTGGTGACCGCCGGCGCCATCCAGTCCAACCACGTCCGCCAGACCGCCGCCGTCGCCGCCAAACTTGGCCTGCACTGCGTGGCGCTGCTGGAAAATCCCATCAATACTCAAGCTGAAAACTACCTGACCAACGGCAACCGCCTGCTGCTGGATCTGTTCAACGTGGAAGTGGTGATGTGCGATGAACTGCACGCGCCGCAGCAGCAGTTGGAGGCGCTGGCGACGCGTCTGGAAGCACAGGGGTTCCGGCCTTACGTGGTGCCGGTGGGTGGCTCCAACGCGCTTGGCGCGCTGGGCTATGTGCAGTGCGCGCTGGAAATCGCCAGCCAGGGCAAGGACGTTGCCTTCAGCTCCGTGGTGGTGGCCTCCGGCAGCGCCGGCACCCACGCCGGTCTGGCGGTCGGGCTGCAGCAACTACTGCCGGAGAGTGAACTGATTGGCGTCACCGTTTCACGCCGCGCCGGAGAACAGCTGCCGAAAGTCGAACAGATTCAGCAGGAGCTGGCCCGTTCGCTGGGGCTGGAACAGGCGCTGGCGCCGATTACGCTGTGGGATGACTATTTCGCGCCGCAGTACGGTATGCCGAATGACGAAGGGACGGCGGCGGTGCAACTGCTGGCGCAGCAGGAAGGCCTATTGCTCGACCCGGTGTATACCGGCAAGGCGATGGCCGGACTGATCGACGGCATTGCCCAAGGGCGCTTCCGCGATGACGGCCCGATCCTGTTTGTGCATACCGGCGGTGCGCCGGCGCTGTTCGCTTATCACCCGCAGGTGTAG
- a CDS encoding RNA polymerase sigma factor FliA — MSDLYTAEGVMDKNSLWLRYVPLVRHEALRLQVRLPASVELDDLLQAGGIGLLNAVERYDALQGTAFTTYAVQRIRGAMLDELRSRDWVPRSVRRHAREVAQAMQRLEQQLGRPPAELEVAQALDISLSDYRQILLDTNNSQLFSYDEWREEQGESAELMLEGHEEANPLQQLLEGNLRQRVINAIEALPEREKMVLTLYYQEELNLKEIGAVLDVGESRVSQLHSQAIKRLRARLAND, encoded by the coding sequence GTGAGCGATCTGTATACCGCCGAAGGCGTGATGGACAAAAACTCTCTCTGGCTGCGCTACGTTCCGCTGGTGCGCCACGAGGCGCTGCGCCTGCAGGTCAGGCTGCCCGCCAGCGTGGAGCTTGACGATCTGCTGCAGGCCGGCGGCATCGGGCTGCTGAACGCCGTCGAACGTTACGACGCACTGCAGGGGACCGCCTTTACCACCTATGCGGTGCAGCGCATCCGCGGCGCGATGCTTGATGAGCTGCGCAGCCGCGACTGGGTGCCGCGCAGCGTGCGGCGTCACGCCCGCGAAGTGGCCCAGGCGATGCAGCGGCTGGAGCAGCAGCTGGGGCGTCCGCCCGCTGAGCTGGAGGTGGCGCAGGCGCTGGATATCTCGCTCAGCGATTACCGTCAGATCCTGCTGGATACCAATAACAGCCAGCTGTTCTCCTACGACGAGTGGCGGGAGGAGCAGGGGGAAAGTGCCGAACTGATGCTGGAAGGGCATGAAGAGGCCAACCCGTTGCAGCAACTGCTGGAGGGCAACCTGCGTCAGCGGGTGATTAACGCCATCGAAGCCCTGCCGGAACGCGAGAAGATGGTGCTGACGCTGTATTACCAGGAGGAGTTGAACCTGAAGGAGATTGGCGCGGTGCTGGACGTTGGCGAATCACGCGTCAGTCAATTACACAGCCAGGCGATCAAACGCCTGCGCGCTCGTTTGGCTAATGATTGA